Proteins co-encoded in one Juglans regia cultivar Chandler chromosome 16, Walnut 2.0, whole genome shotgun sequence genomic window:
- the LOC108998147 gene encoding uncharacterized protein LOC108998147, with protein MERERRNGNHNYYNCMVHGNGGNRDRDIESPPFSSLPSALSSGRAVGYIEHTVSKLDTLAGIAIKYGVEVADIKKLNGLVTDFQMFALKSLQIPLPGRHPPSPCLSNGSITPGQSSSDHIPPWRRHGDFFESFQSLGVKSPQQKVSPAMSSLQGYYGLKPRDQKTMPECLEMTAYKKGDSQYLEDGPPSTSLLSNPSLSHHQKSKSLVSALLDENGELAAVLPVSEAQDGDSDKCYEKLLRRRQKSEADFTHHTPEMLLENNGNTGGFLAKTGKGLALRPKAASRTMTSDSETGGLNPIPIGLGDSIVSDDFSVVQKSSSTSSLQDQDSSSSTSIWTTTRWTLKPDLQALSTAAIAKPIFDGIPKPTPGRRNKAALD; from the exons ATGGAAAGGGAGAGGCGTAATGGCAATcataattattacaattgtATGGTGCACGGTAATGGAGGCaatagagatagagatataGAGTCTCCGCCGTTCTCTTCGCTTCCTTCTGCTCTTTCTTCCGGCCGTGCTGTTGGTTACATCGAACACACCGTTTCAAAGCTGGACACTCTCGCCGGGATTGCCATCAAGTACGGCGTCGAG GTTGCTGACATAAAAAAGCTGAATGGATTGGTTACAGATTTTCAAATGTTTGCTCTCAAGTCTCTCCAGATTCCATTACCTGGAAGGCATCCTCCATCTCCCTGTTTATCAAATGGTTCCATCACTCCAGG ACAGAGCAGTTCTGACCACATCCCACCCTGGCGTAGACATGGTGATTTCTTTGAATCATTTCAATCCCTTGGAGTTAAATCTCCCCAGCAGAAGGTTTCTCCAGCCATGAGCTCTTTACAGGGTTACTATGGACTCAAACCGAGAGATCAGAAAACTATGCCTGAATGTCTTGAAATGACTGCCTACAAAAAGGGAGATTCTCAATATTTAGAAGATGGGCCCCCCAGCACCTCTCTGCTTTCCAACCCATCTTTGAGCCATCACCAGAAATCTAAAAGTTTAGTTAGTGCTTTATTGGATGAGAATGGTGAGCTAGCTGCTGTCCTGCCTGTTTCAGAAGCTCAGGATGGTGACTCTGATAAATGTTATGAGAAACTGCTCAGAAGGCGTCAGAAATCTGAAGCTGATTTCACTCATCACACGCCAGAAATGTTGTTGGAGAATAACGGTAATACTGGTGGGTTTCTGGCAAAAACAGGAAAGGGCTTAGCCTTGAGACCCAAAGCAGCAAGCCGAACTATGACAAGTGATTCTGAAACAGGTGGTTTGAACCCAATACCAATTGGCCTGGGAGATTCTATAGTGTCTGATGACTTTTCTGTAGTGCAGAAGTCGTCAAGCACATCAAGTTTGCAGGACCAGGACTCCAGTAGTTCTACATCCATATGGACTACTACAAGGTGGACTCTGAAACCAGATTTGCAGGCCCTTTCAACTGCTGCCATTGCAAAACCAATTTTTGATGGTATTCCGAAGCCTACACCGGGTCGAAGAAACAAAGCCGCACTTGACTAG